One window from the genome of Luteithermobacter gelatinilyticus encodes:
- a CDS encoding AAA family ATPase: MPEEDHEKDHIDQQQVIDFLRDPASHGDHPVEHVETHISHVFLVGEKAYKLKKHLKNEFLDYSTLSLREKYCRREVDINRRLTPELYRGCVAVLRERGGFILKPDQQLTETDRAVEWLVEMIRFKDEEVMSHMAAQGPLSLDLIDQLAAVMARFHNSLPADPRYGGARAMHKVRGDILSGLARQTDRLFNDSELQQWGKKLTQCYDDIGAHLDQRRAAGRVRACHGDLHLGNLCCLEGRVAPFDAIEFNPALSHIDVFYELAFPVMDLMYFGQKTQAAYLLNRYLEQTADYDGLAVLPAFLSLRAGVRAMVTGLISAHKARARARAYFDLAVRLLGGGTPRLVAVGGLSGSGKSTLARHLAPHIGRLPGAVILRSDVIRKQLFNVPPEQKLPPENYTRENARRIYDRMMQVMDQALDAGWSVIVDATFQAETSRQDIARRARQRGVGFSGIWLDVPAEVMRERLKGRTGDASDADVRVLEEQLARSTGSVTWPRIPAQGTPGEILKHVLAALH; this comes from the coding sequence ATGCCGGAAGAAGATCATGAAAAAGATCATATTGACCAGCAGCAGGTGATTGACTTTCTGCGGGATCCGGCGAGTCACGGCGATCATCCCGTGGAGCATGTGGAGACCCATATTTCCCATGTTTTTCTGGTGGGCGAGAAAGCTTACAAACTCAAAAAACACCTGAAAAATGAGTTTCTTGATTATTCCACCCTGTCGTTGCGGGAAAAATACTGCCGCCGAGAAGTGGACATCAACCGCCGCCTGACCCCGGAACTTTATCGGGGCTGTGTGGCCGTATTGCGCGAGAGGGGCGGCTTCATTCTCAAGCCGGACCAACAGCTTACAGAAACAGACAGGGCGGTGGAATGGCTGGTGGAAATGATCCGCTTCAAGGATGAAGAGGTCATGAGCCATATGGCCGCCCAGGGGCCGCTTAGCTTGGACCTGATTGACCAGCTGGCGGCGGTGATGGCGCGGTTCCACAACAGCCTGCCGGCCGATCCCCGATATGGCGGGGCCCGGGCCATGCACAAGGTCAGAGGCGATATTCTTTCGGGACTTGCCCGGCAAACCGACCGGCTGTTTAATGATTCGGAATTGCAGCAGTGGGGTAAAAAACTCACCCAGTGTTATGACGATATTGGCGCGCATCTTGATCAGCGCCGGGCAGCGGGCCGAGTCCGGGCCTGTCATGGGGATCTGCATCTGGGCAATCTTTGTTGCCTGGAGGGGCGGGTGGCGCCTTTTGATGCCATTGAATTCAATCCCGCGCTGTCTCACATAGACGTTTTTTATGAGCTGGCGTTTCCGGTGATGGATCTGATGTATTTTGGCCAAAAGACCCAGGCCGCATATCTGCTGAATCGTTATCTGGAACAGACGGCCGATTATGACGGTCTCGCCGTCTTGCCGGCATTCCTTTCGCTCAGAGCCGGGGTGAGGGCTATGGTCACGGGCCTGATATCGGCGCACAAGGCGCGCGCCCGGGCCCGCGCGTATTTTGATCTTGCCGTGCGGTTGTTGGGTGGGGGGACGCCGCGGCTTGTGGCCGTGGGCGGCCTGTCCGGCAGTGGCAAATCCACACTGGCCCGGCATCTTGCGCCTCATATCGGGCGTCTGCCGGGGGCGGTGATTCTGCGCAGTGATGTGATCCGCAAACAGCTCTTCAATGTGCCGCCGGAACAAAAACTGCCGCCGGAAAATTATACCCGGGAAAACGCGCGCAGGATTTATGACAGGATGATGCAGGTCATGGACCAGGCACTGGATGCCGGCTGGTCGGTCATTGTGGACGCTACCTTTCAGGCGGAAACCTCTCGCCAGGATATTGCCCGCCGGGCGCGCCAGCGCGGGGTGGGGTTCAGCGGAATCTGGCTGGACGTGCCGGCGGAGGTTATGCGCGAACGTTTGAAAGGACGAACCGGGGATGCCTCTGATGCGGATGTCAGGGTGCTGGAGGAGCAACTTGCACGCAGTACCGGGTCTGTGACCTGGCCCAGAATTCCGGCCCAGGGAACCCCTGGTGAAATTCTTAAACATGTTTTGGCGGCGCTGCATTAA
- a CDS encoding AMP-binding protein: protein MSDNLYDLFQARFRQYRDKPAFILTEGTSWSYGALDDLAARFAALLGTHGVRPGDRVVMQVDKSVGAVACYLACLRVGAIIIPLNTAYTDAEVAYFLEDAAPRIFICRPEKYADFQPLVARLGVAHLKILGPEPGAHWWADALATPPQERIEPRSKDDLAAILYTSGTTGKPKGAMLSHDNLASNALTLLDYWAFEEGDVLLHALPIFHVHGLFVALHTAFLNGSTVIFLEKFDVSLVRRHLKKATILMGVPTFYSRLLDDPGFGRADCEGMRLFISGSAPMTAQLHRAFEERTGHCILERYGMTETGMITSNPYDGARLAGTVGYALPGIAVRIADEAGTLLGAGETGVVEVKGPNVFKGYWRMAEKTAEEFRADGYFITGDVGHLDEDGRLTLEGRAKDLIISGGLNIYPKEIEACLDALPGVRESAVIGLPDADFGEAVAAVIVPEGGEELSEEGVRAAVAEKLARFKHPKVYYFVDELPRNSMGKVQKNLLRQRYGTSPAA from the coding sequence ATGAGCGATAATCTGTATGATCTTTTTCAGGCCCGTTTCCGGCAATATCGGGACAAACCGGCGTTTATATTGACGGAGGGGACGAGTTGGTCTTACGGTGCACTGGACGATCTTGCGGCCCGTTTTGCCGCGCTGCTAGGGACGCATGGGGTGCGGCCAGGGGACCGGGTGGTCATGCAGGTGGACAAGTCAGTGGGGGCGGTGGCCTGTTATCTGGCATGTCTGAGGGTCGGGGCCATCATTATTCCGCTCAATACCGCCTATACCGATGCGGAGGTGGCTTATTTCCTCGAAGATGCCGCGCCGCGGATTTTTATCTGCCGGCCGGAAAAATACGCCGATTTTCAGCCGCTCGTGGCAAGGCTCGGGGTGGCGCATCTGAAAATTCTGGGTCCCGAACCCGGGGCGCACTGGTGGGCCGATGCCCTGGCGACGCCGCCGCAGGAGCGGATCGAACCCCGCTCCAAAGACGATCTGGCGGCGATTCTGTATACCTCGGGCACCACCGGCAAGCCCAAGGGGGCCATGCTGAGCCATGACAATCTGGCTTCCAATGCGCTGACCCTGCTGGATTATTGGGCGTTTGAGGAGGGCGATGTGTTGTTGCATGCCCTGCCAATCTTTCATGTGCATGGACTGTTTGTGGCGCTGCATACGGCGTTTCTGAACGGTTCGACGGTGATTTTCCTGGAAAAATTTGATGTGAGTCTGGTGCGGCGTCATCTGAAGAAAGCCACGATATTGATGGGAGTCCCCACTTTTTATTCCCGTCTTCTGGACGATCCCGGTTTCGGGCGCGCAGACTGTGAGGGCATGCGGTTGTTTATTTCCGGTTCGGCGCCGATGACGGCACAACTGCATCGGGCATTTGAAGAACGTACCGGGCACTGTATTTTGGAACGGTATGGCATGACCGAGACCGGCATGATCACCTCTAACCCTTATGACGGGGCGCGTCTTGCGGGGACCGTGGGGTATGCCCTGCCCGGTATTGCCGTGCGCATTGCCGATGAGGCCGGTACTCTCCTTGGAGCGGGCGAGACCGGCGTGGTGGAGGTCAAAGGGCCCAATGTGTTCAAGGGCTATTGGCGGATGGCGGAAAAAACCGCCGAGGAATTTCGCGCCGACGGTTATTTCATCACCGGTGATGTGGGGCATCTGGATGAAGACGGCCGCCTGACCCTGGAAGGACGGGCCAAGGATCTGATTATTTCCGGGGGCCTCAACATTTATCCCAAGGAAATCGAAGCCTGTCTGGATGCCCTGCCCGGGGTGCGGGAATCGGCGGTCATCGGTCTTCCCGATGCGGATTTTGGCGAGGCGGTGGCTGCCGTGATCGTGCCGGAGGGGGGCGAGGAGCTGTCGGAAGAGGGGGTGCGGGCGGCAGTTGCGGAAAAACTGGCTCGGTTCAAACATCCGAAGGTCTATTATTTTGTGGACGAACTGCCGCGCAACAGCATGGGCAAGGTGCAAAAAAACCTGTTGCGGCAACGATACGGGACCTCCCCGGCGGCCTGA
- a CDS encoding NAD(P)/FAD-dependent oxidoreductase: MARIVIVGAGTGGVPAAYEIREMLGREHEVLLINESPKFKFVPSNPWVAVGWRKAEDISFDLEPYLAKKGVRFLAQRVDKIHAGENRLILADGTEESYDFLVITTGPRLAFDQIKGAGPAYHTRSICTLEHAEDSFRDFEKLVANPGPVVVGAFQGASCFGPAYEYAFILDKALRDKKIRHKVPITFVTAEPYIGHMGLGGVGDSKTLLESELRNRHIKWITNASVKEVTPDAFEVEEYNEKREVVERHSLPYVHAMMIPPFTGVEAVASVEGLCNPKGFVLIDDYQRNPTYPNIYSAGVCVAIPPVEETPVPTGTPKTGYMIESMVTAIAHNIKAELEGKSPQAKASWNAICLADMGDNGAAFVAMPQIPPRNVTWFKKGKWVHLAKLAFEKYFLRKMKKGTSEPIYEKYILKALGVEKLE; encoded by the coding sequence ATGGCGCGCATAGTCATTGTCGGGGCCGGCACGGGAGGTGTCCCGGCGGCCTATGAAATCAGGGAGATGCTGGGCCGCGAGCACGAGGTGCTGCTGATCAATGAAAGTCCGAAATTCAAATTTGTTCCTTCCAATCCCTGGGTGGCGGTGGGCTGGCGCAAGGCGGAGGACATCAGTTTTGATCTGGAACCCTATCTGGCGAAAAAAGGGGTGCGGTTTCTGGCCCAGCGCGTGGATAAAATTCATGCCGGGGAAAACCGGCTGATTCTCGCCGACGGGACGGAGGAGAGCTATGATTTTCTGGTCATCACCACCGGTCCACGGTTGGCCTTCGACCAGATCAAGGGGGCGGGGCCCGCGTATCATACCCGCTCCATCTGTACCCTGGAACATGCCGAGGACAGTTTTCGGGACTTTGAAAAACTGGTGGCAAATCCGGGGCCCGTGGTGGTGGGCGCGTTTCAGGGGGCCAGCTGTTTCGGGCCGGCTTATGAATATGCCTTTATCCTCGACAAGGCGCTACGGGACAAGAAAATCCGCCACAAGGTGCCGATAACCTTTGTAACCGCTGAACCCTATATTGGTCATATGGGACTGGGGGGCGTGGGCGATTCCAAGACGCTTCTGGAAAGCGAGCTCAGGAACCGGCACATCAAATGGATTACCAACGCCAGCGTCAAGGAAGTAACCCCGGACGCCTTTGAGGTTGAAGAATACAACGAAAAGCGCGAGGTGGTGGAACGTCACAGCCTGCCTTATGTGCATGCCATGATGATCCCGCCTTTCACCGGGGTAGAGGCGGTCGCCAGCGTGGAAGGGTTGTGCAACCCCAAGGGATTCGTGCTGATTGACGATTATCAGCGCAATCCGACCTATCCCAATATTTATTCGGCAGGCGTCTGTGTCGCCATTCCGCCGGTGGAGGAAACACCGGTGCCCACAGGAACGCCCAAAACCGGGTATATGATCGAATCCATGGTGACCGCCATTGCCCATAACATCAAGGCGGAACTGGAAGGCAAAAGTCCTCAGGCCAAGGCTTCCTGGAATGCGATCTGTCTTGCGGATATGGGGGATAACGGGGCGGCATTTGTCGCTATGCCGCAAATCCCGCCACGCAACGTGACCTGGTTCAAAAAAGGCAAATGGGTCCATCTTGCCAAACTGGCCTTCGAGAAATATTTCCTGCGCAAAATGAAAAAAGGCACCAGCGAACCGATCTATGAAAAATATATCCTGAAGGCGCTGGGGGTCGAAAAACTGGAATAG
- a CDS encoding YceI family protein — MRHLFVVLMVMAVPVLALAADWQVDYEASRLGFKATQTGTPFEGLFRDWRAAIRFDPAAPEQAVIRVNINMASVEAGDKQRNGALPGQDWFHVSAFPEARFVSSDVRALGNGRYEAHGTLTIRDVSRPVVLPFSLRLIDGLARARGELRLVRTDYGVGQGMWATGQWVGLDVTVMVDITARKAEE; from the coding sequence ATGCGCCATTTGTTTGTTGTTCTGATGGTAATGGCCGTGCCGGTTTTGGCGTTGGCCGCCGATTGGCAGGTGGATTATGAGGCAAGCCGGCTCGGCTTTAAGGCTACACAGACCGGCACACCCTTTGAAGGCCTGTTCCGGGACTGGCGCGCGGCGATCCGGTTTGACCCGGCCGCCCCCGAACAGGCGGTCATCCGGGTAAATATCAACATGGCGTCGGTAGAAGCCGGGGACAAGCAGCGCAACGGCGCCCTGCCGGGACAGGACTGGTTCCATGTCAGCGCCTTCCCCGAGGCCCGTTTTGTCTCTTCCGATGTGCGGGCGCTGGGGAATGGGCGTTATGAGGCTCACGGCACGCTCACCATTCGCGATGTCAGCCGGCCGGTGGTGTTGCCGTTCAGTTTGCGTCTGATTGATGGTCTGGCCCGGGCCCGGGGGGAACTACGGCTGGTGCGCACCGATTACGGGGTGGGACAGGGCATGTGGGCCACCGGTCAGTGGGTGGGCCTTGACGTGACGGTTATGGTGGACATCACGGCCCGCAAGGCGGAGGAATAA
- a CDS encoding cytochrome b has translation MTRYSIVAIVLHWLIAVAIFILLGLGFYMTGLPDSAAAEKLKLYQLHKSIGITVLVLSLCRLGWRLMHRPPPLPEHLAAWEKVLARLTHGLFYVLMIVLPLSGWAMVSASPWNLPTVLYGVLDWPHLPYFSTVADKKTMEALLKEIHEILAFGTIGLIGVHMAGALKHHFMDRDDVLARMLPFVKRGKS, from the coding sequence ATGACCCGTTATTCCATAGTAGCCATTGTTCTGCACTGGCTGATTGCGGTGGCAATTTTCATTCTGCTGGGCCTGGGGTTTTACATGACCGGCCTGCCGGATAGCGCGGCGGCCGAAAAGCTGAAATTGTATCAGCTGCATAAATCCATTGGTATTACGGTTCTGGTGTTGTCCCTGTGTCGGCTGGGCTGGCGGCTGATGCACCGTCCGCCGCCGCTGCCGGAGCATCTGGCGGCCTGGGAAAAAGTCCTGGCGCGGTTGACCCATGGGCTGTTTTATGTGCTGATGATCGTCCTGCCGCTGAGCGGCTGGGCCATGGTGTCGGCTTCTCCTTGGAATCTGCCAACAGTGCTTTATGGGGTTCTGGACTGGCCGCATCTGCCGTATTTTTCCACCGTGGCGGATAAAAAAACGATGGAGGCCCTGCTCAAGGAAATCCATGAAATACTGGCCTTCGGGACCATCGGACTGATCGGGGTGCATATGGCAGGGGCACTGAAACATCATTTTATGGATCGGGATGACGTGCTTGCCAGAATGCTCCCCTTTGTGAAGCGGGGAAAGTCATAA